Proteins found in one Etheostoma spectabile isolate EspeVRDwgs_2016 chromosome 14, UIUC_Espe_1.0, whole genome shotgun sequence genomic segment:
- the asb4 gene encoding ankyrin repeat and SOCS box protein 4, with the protein MIDTFIITISVFIFNLFRAVWRTLEFEVAGLALLYKERGPSSREHMEELSPKQLAVKQLKRQFLKALQANNAQEVMQILRTKKLDIDMVLDVEDPSMVLASYKQGYWLPGYKLENSWAMGIHVCVMYNAVETALVLLQEGAAINRMPNGKTPLHVACEVSNSDCVALLLAHKAKVXXXXLSGHTPLHYCITRESVDCAQQLISKGANVNMPSHNNEEDTPLHIAARFGIPELVALYLTHGASVNAANSLQETPLMTACFWAFDSKEQIYSQDHHLVCRLLLDHHADPNLREEDYKTALHKAAWNCDHVLIQMLLEAGADTHKMDMNGCAPIQYLLKVTDVRPMAIPKICYQLLLNHSTARIYPPQFHKVLQTCYDYPEVIEIMVNSYERLKATKKWRAAIPDDCYKRHEDFYDSLFAVCSNTPRSLLHLTRCAIRASLGRLCHRGVAQLSLPYPVKKYLLLEPEGILY; encoded by the exons ATGATTGACACATTTATTATCActatttctgtgtttattttcaaTCTCTTTCGGGCTGTGTGGAGAACATTAGAGTTTGAGGTGGCCGGTTTGGCATTGCTATATAAGGAGAGAGGCCCTTCTTCAAGAGAACACATGGAGGAGTTGAGCCCCAAACAACTGGCTGTCAAACAGCTGAAGCGACAGTTCCTGAAGGCTCTGCAGGCCAACAATGCCCAGGAGGTTATGCAGATTCTGCGCACCAAGAAACTTGACATTGACATGGTGCTGGACGTGGAAGACCCCAGCATGGTGCTGGCCTCATACAAACAAG GTTATTGGCTCCCAGGCTACAAACTGGAGAATTCCTGGGCGATGGGTATTCATGTATGTGTGATGTATAATGCAGTGGAAACAGCACTGGTGCTCCTTCAGGAAGGTGCAGCCATCAACCGGATGCCTAATGGGAAGACACCACTGCACGTGGCCTGCGAGGTCTCAAACAGCGACTGTGTCGCCTTGCTTTTGGCTCACAAGGCAAAAGTCAANNNNNNNNNNCTGAGCGGCCACACACCACTGCACTACTGCATCACCAGGGAGTCTGTGGACTGTGCCCAGCAGCTAATCTCCAAAG GTGCAAACGTCAATATGCCAAGCCACAACAATGAGGAGGACACACCTTTGCACATAGCAGCCAGATTCGGCATCCCAGAGCTGGTGGCTCTCTACTTGACTCACGGAGCATCTGTGAATGCAGCCAACTCTCTACAGGAGACTCCCCTAATGACTGCGTGCTTCTGGGCTTTTGACTCTAAAGAACAAATATACAGCCAAGATCACCATCTTGTCTGTCGCCTCTTGCTGGACCACCAtgcag ATCCCAATCTCAGAGAAGAGGACTATAAAACAGCTCTTCACAAGGCAGCCTGGAACTGTGATCACGTCCTGATACAGATGCTGCTGGAGGCCGGAGCAGACACACATAAGATGGACATGAATGGCTGTGCACCCATACAATATCTCCTCAAAGTGACTGATGTCAGGCCAATGGCCATACCTAAGATCTGCTATCAGCTGCTGCTCAACCATAGCACAGCACGGATCTACCCACCCCAGTTCCACAAG GTGTTGCAGACATGCTATGACTACCCGGAAGTGATAGAAATCATGGTCAACTCTTATGAACGCTTAAAGGCCACAAAGAAGTGGAGGGCTGCCATTCCTGATGACTGCTACAAG CGACATGAAGACTTCTACGACTCCTTGTTCGCTGTTTGCTCCAACACTCCTCGCAGCCTGCTCCACCTGACCAGATGTGCCATCAGAGCCAGCCTGGGTAGGCTCTGCCACAGAGGTGTAGCACAGCTGTCTCTGCCGTATCCTGTGAAGAAATATTTACTACTGGAACCTGAGGGGATACTGTACTGA